In one Babylonia areolata isolate BAREFJ2019XMU chromosome 12, ASM4173473v1, whole genome shotgun sequence genomic region, the following are encoded:
- the LOC143288648 gene encoding uncharacterized protein LOC143288648, translating into MATSSERAVKSTYESSTSSDSSDVQTETEPNEKLQRFQDAAVTAEYITDLCRWNKPAGTTQTAQDGQLMSSLPSKRCADVNDHEDENPLGTTPQFRDFVAKKLAEKLDREIEFCVTETPASEYAHWISEDVRVIQEGVRLFSDSPSVVCDTEEVPSQPQGARKRHHHRAHKAMSDGCEAERLASVAVTADFLAAERAMWNRLHQSSQDSTENQVTAATTAKNGVPDSAAIQPETGKKKKKKRKKKKKSESGRESVNSKGHDSDSDTVTDPSSHKETLTDSARRKKRKLGDTSASSVSVSDNSAVKKMKTNTENVSCEHWEHVKEKKKHKNTENSITVSSAVDTENGHSGGSTRKKTKHKSVLHTASESNTAKGNDTINMNHGAHKTKKKTHKNAE; encoded by the exons ATGGCGACCTCTTCGGAGCGTGCAGTAAAGTCAACTTACGAGTCCAGCACATCGTCCGATTCCAGTGATGTCCAAACTGAAACGGAACCGAATGAAAAGCTACAACGATTCCAAGATGCAGCCGTCACTGCTGAGTATATCACAGATTTATGTCGAT GGAACAAACCTGCTggcacaacacaaacagcacaagaTGGTCAGTTGATGAGCAGTCTTCCTTCTAAAAG ATGTGCTGATGTGAACGATCATGAAGACGAGAACCCTCTTGGCACAACACCTCAATTCAGAGATTTTGTGGCCAAGAAACTGGCTGAAAAATTGGACAG GGAAATAGAAttctgtgtgacagagacaccGGCGTCTGAATACGCACACTGGATCAGTGAGGATGTCAGAGTTATACAAGAAG GTGTTCGTCTGTTTTCGGACTCGCCCAGCGTTGTGTGTGACACGGAGGAAGTTCCCAGCCAGCCACAAGGAGCCCGGAAACGGCACCACCATCGGGCCCACAAAGCTATGTCTGATGG ctgTGAAGCAGAACGACTGGCTTCAGTGGCCGTGACAGCTGACTTTCTGGCAGCAGAGCGAGCCATGTGGAACCGCCTGCATCAGAGTTCACAGGATTCCACAGAGAACCAGGTGACTGCGGCCACCACTGCTAAAAACGGTGTGCCTGACTCTGCTGCCATCCAGCCTGAGACaggcaagaaaaagaagaagaaacggaagaagaagaagaaatcggagAGTGGCAGAGAAAGTGTAAACAGCAAGGGGCACGACTCAGACTCGGACACCGTAACAGATCCCAGTTCTCACAAGGAAACTTTGACAGACAGTgccaggagaaagaagaggaaactgGGAGACACTTCTGCAtcatctgtgagtgtgtctgacaACAGTGCtgtgaagaaaatgaagacaaacaCCGAAAACGTCAGTTGTGAGCACTGGGAAcatgttaaagaaaagaagaaacataagAACACTGAAAACAGCATAACAGTAAGCTCTGCAGTAGACACTGAAAATGGACACAGTGGTGGAAgtacaagaaaaaagacaaagcacaAAAGCGTCCTTCACACCGCAAGTGAATCAAATACTGCCAAAGGGAATGACACAATAAACATGAATCATGgtgcacacaaaacaaagaagaagacacacaaaaatGCTGAATAG
- the LOC143288649 gene encoding transmembrane protein 248-like isoform X2 — translation MTITIIENVRGYFGSRPPLVMCMIFLGSMAVGLITFAYFVSDMPKTIVDQEFNKFMERLSALNLCVGDERGGGVVGGGGSSLANGSQPAVALGLGRMRYVERMRQADSYVFRDQQHGKLVTSVMTSPPSAATRSSVVNVTTTMVLEIAASSGLLSMATLHNWTSVSATVWASQLGRAEYGQDMEANVTMVLPPLGNHSRPCLTGHRGRCFRVMSCVTLTAPRHFFPPTQRPDAMDKCHRDPELGAENHLHGEVVFASERCANASLIQLQLMYDSAHHALIDMDRSAMNLHLMHSSYFLFVMVISLFCYAIIKGRPPKVKVIHTQCPSDKV, via the exons ATGACAATTACAATTATTGAGAATGTGCGGGGCTATTTTGGGTCTCGGCCTCCCCTTGTGATGTGCATGATCTTCCTGGGGTCCATGGCAGTGGGGCTCATCACCTTTGCCTATTTTGTCAGCGACATGCCCAAAACCATCGTGGACCAG GAATTCAACAAGTTCATGGAGCGCTTGTCTGCCTTGAACCTGTGTGTTGGGGATGAGCGAGGGGGAGgagttgtaggaggaggaggatcatccTTGGCTAATGGCTCCCAGCCTGCTGTGGCATTGGGGTTGGGGAGGATGAGGTACGTGGAACGCATGAGACAGGCCGACAGCTACGTGTTCAGAGATCAGCAGCATGGGAAGCTAGTGACCTCTGTCATGACCAGTCCTCCATCGGCTGCCACTAGGAGCTCAGTTgt GAATGTGACGACGACAATGGTTCTGGAGATAGCGGCCAGCTCTGGCCTTTTGAGCATGGCCACTCTCCACAACTGGACCTCAGTCTCAGCCACAGTGTGGGCCAGCCAGCTTGGTCGTGCTG AATATGGCCAGGACATGGAGGCCAACGTCACCATGGTGTTACCCCCCTTGGGGAATCACTCCCGCCCCTGCTTGACTGGCCATAGGGGCCGCTGCTTCAGGGTGATGTCCTGCGTCACTTTGACTGCCCCTCGCCacttcttcccccccacaca ACGACCGGATGCAATGGACAAATGCCACAGAGATCCAGAACTAGGGGCAGAGAACCATCTCCACGGGGAGGTGGTCTTTGCGTCCGAGCGCTGTGCCAACGCTTCACTCATCCAGCTGCAGCTCATGTATGACTCGGCCCATCACGCTCTCATCGACATG GACCGCTCTGCCATGAACCTTCACCTCATGCACTCCAGCTACTTCCTCTTTGTCATGGTCATCTCCCTTTTCTGCTACGCCATTATCAAAGGTCGGCCTCCCAAGGTCAAGGTTATCCACACTCAGTGTCCCTCAGACAAG GTGTGA
- the LOC143288649 gene encoding transmembrane protein 248-like isoform X3 has translation MTITIIENVRGYFGSRPPLVMCMIFLGSMAVGLITFAYFVSDMPKTIVDQEFNKFMERLSALNLCVGDERGGGVVGGGGSSLANGSQPAVALGLGRMRNVTTTMVLEIAASSGLLSMATLHNWTSVSATVWASQLGRAEYGQDMEANVTMVLPPLGNHSRPCLTGHRGRCFRVMSCVTLTAPRHFFPPTQRPDAMDKCHRDPELGAENHLHGEVVFASERCANASLIQLQLMYDSAHHALIDMDRSAMNLHLMHSSYFLFVMVISLFCYAIIKGRPPKVKVIHTQCPSDKHTLIQV, from the exons ATGACAATTACAATTATTGAGAATGTGCGGGGCTATTTTGGGTCTCGGCCTCCCCTTGTGATGTGCATGATCTTCCTGGGGTCCATGGCAGTGGGGCTCATCACCTTTGCCTATTTTGTCAGCGACATGCCCAAAACCATCGTGGACCAG GAATTCAACAAGTTCATGGAGCGCTTGTCTGCCTTGAACCTGTGTGTTGGGGATGAGCGAGGGGGAGgagttgtaggaggaggaggatcatccTTGGCTAATGGCTCCCAGCCTGCTGTGGCATTGGGGTTGGGGAGGATGAG GAATGTGACGACGACAATGGTTCTGGAGATAGCGGCCAGCTCTGGCCTTTTGAGCATGGCCACTCTCCACAACTGGACCTCAGTCTCAGCCACAGTGTGGGCCAGCCAGCTTGGTCGTGCTG AATATGGCCAGGACATGGAGGCCAACGTCACCATGGTGTTACCCCCCTTGGGGAATCACTCCCGCCCCTGCTTGACTGGCCATAGGGGCCGCTGCTTCAGGGTGATGTCCTGCGTCACTTTGACTGCCCCTCGCCacttcttcccccccacaca ACGACCGGATGCAATGGACAAATGCCACAGAGATCCAGAACTAGGGGCAGAGAACCATCTCCACGGGGAGGTGGTCTTTGCGTCCGAGCGCTGTGCCAACGCTTCACTCATCCAGCTGCAGCTCATGTATGACTCGGCCCATCACGCTCTCATCGACATG GACCGCTCTGCCATGAACCTTCACCTCATGCACTCCAGCTACTTCCTCTTTGTCATGGTCATCTCCCTTTTCTGCTACGCCATTATCAAAGGTCGGCCTCCCAAGGTCAAGGTTATCCACACTCAGTGTCCCTCAGACAAG CACACTCTCATCCAGGTGTGA
- the LOC143288649 gene encoding transmembrane protein 248-like isoform X1: MTITIIENVRGYFGSRPPLVMCMIFLGSMAVGLITFAYFVSDMPKTIVDQEFNKFMERLSALNLCVGDERGGGVVGGGGSSLANGSQPAVALGLGRMRYVERMRQADSYVFRDQQHGKLVTSVMTSPPSAATRSSVVNVTTTMVLEIAASSGLLSMATLHNWTSVSATVWASQLGRAEYGQDMEANVTMVLPPLGNHSRPCLTGHRGRCFRVMSCVTLTAPRHFFPPTQRPDAMDKCHRDPELGAENHLHGEVVFASERCANASLIQLQLMYDSAHHALIDMDRSAMNLHLMHSSYFLFVMVISLFCYAIIKGRPPKVKVIHTQCPSDKHTLIQV, encoded by the exons ATGACAATTACAATTATTGAGAATGTGCGGGGCTATTTTGGGTCTCGGCCTCCCCTTGTGATGTGCATGATCTTCCTGGGGTCCATGGCAGTGGGGCTCATCACCTTTGCCTATTTTGTCAGCGACATGCCCAAAACCATCGTGGACCAG GAATTCAACAAGTTCATGGAGCGCTTGTCTGCCTTGAACCTGTGTGTTGGGGATGAGCGAGGGGGAGgagttgtaggaggaggaggatcatccTTGGCTAATGGCTCCCAGCCTGCTGTGGCATTGGGGTTGGGGAGGATGAGGTACGTGGAACGCATGAGACAGGCCGACAGCTACGTGTTCAGAGATCAGCAGCATGGGAAGCTAGTGACCTCTGTCATGACCAGTCCTCCATCGGCTGCCACTAGGAGCTCAGTTgt GAATGTGACGACGACAATGGTTCTGGAGATAGCGGCCAGCTCTGGCCTTTTGAGCATGGCCACTCTCCACAACTGGACCTCAGTCTCAGCCACAGTGTGGGCCAGCCAGCTTGGTCGTGCTG AATATGGCCAGGACATGGAGGCCAACGTCACCATGGTGTTACCCCCCTTGGGGAATCACTCCCGCCCCTGCTTGACTGGCCATAGGGGCCGCTGCTTCAGGGTGATGTCCTGCGTCACTTTGACTGCCCCTCGCCacttcttcccccccacaca ACGACCGGATGCAATGGACAAATGCCACAGAGATCCAGAACTAGGGGCAGAGAACCATCTCCACGGGGAGGTGGTCTTTGCGTCCGAGCGCTGTGCCAACGCTTCACTCATCCAGCTGCAGCTCATGTATGACTCGGCCCATCACGCTCTCATCGACATG GACCGCTCTGCCATGAACCTTCACCTCATGCACTCCAGCTACTTCCTCTTTGTCATGGTCATCTCCCTTTTCTGCTACGCCATTATCAAAGGTCGGCCTCCCAAGGTCAAGGTTATCCACACTCAGTGTCCCTCAGACAAG CACACTCTCATCCAGGTGTGA